CTTGCTGTTATGGAAGAACATCAGCGGCTGCTGGCCACCCTCGCCAAAGTTGATCTGGACGACCGTCTTTGTGTCCAAGAAGTTGTGCCCATATCGCCGCAACGGGATTATTGGCGGCGGTAGCTCCAGCACAGGGATGGCATCGGGGTCCAGTGCCATTGGGATTGGGGCACTACTGCTACCCAGAAGGCTAAGGGGCGTGGCTGGAATGGGCCTAACCAGTGGGCTCGGGGCCTTGGTTCGATTGAAGGGACTCAGTAGTTTCATGCACTCCAAGTGACCCTCCCAAGCCGCATAGTACAGAGCTGGAAGATGCTTCTCGTCGAGGATATTGGGGTCGACTCCAACCTCGAGAAGTACCTTGAGACAGGGTACGTTACCCTCGCTGGCGGCGTGGACAAGTGGTGTCCAACCGTAGAGCTTATCCATCTGGTTGAGGTCTGCTCCATACTGGTTGAGTAGTAGAAGCAGGTCGGAGGTCTGTCCCGACCTTGCCACCAGATGCTGAGGGTAAAGTCCTTCTGCGTCCGGTACAATCTTGGCACCCTGCCTCAACAACAGCTCTACGATTGCTGCCGAGCCGTGCTCACATGCCAAATTCACAGGAACATGATCCGTGTCTGATATGGGATCAATGCGTGCCGAGTTCAGCAGCAGTAGGTTGACGCATTCATAGTGTCCGTGTATTATGGCGTGAATGAGGGGCGTGAAGTTGTCGTGGTCGATTAGGTCAATAGTCTTGGGACCGGCTGCAGCAGTTGTTAAATTTGATTCCAAGGGCAACGGTTGCAGCTCAGGGGCATCTGTGCACCTCTTTCCAAGAATTGGGCGAGATAGTGTGTTAGGCAAAGACTAAAACTTACCTTCTAGTAATGCAGCAAGCATATCGAGGCGCCCGTGCATACTGGCGTAGTGTAATGGGACCCTGCCGTAGACATCTGTGCGGCTGACCGAAACCCCTTTTGACAGACCGTACTGCAGAACAAACGAGTTGCTATATATGGTGGCTTGGTGCAAGCAGTTTCTCTCATTTATGTCGTCTTCTGACTGGATATCGACCAAACCCGTGTTGAGGAGTACCTCTAATGAGGCTTGAGGACCCTCGTTTATCGAGGCAAGAAATGTCCTAGTGATGCGTTCTTTAAGGGGAACATCCATGTCTGACGTAGCGCCGGGGTCAGGAGAAGTCGAGCGCATCCGCGTTAGTAAGTCCTTCAGCGAGTCCAGGTTACCCGAAATCACCGTCTCCAACAGCAGGGTGTCGACATCGCCTTCGTCAGTTCCTAGTAGATTCTGGCTGGTGACTATATGGTCCCGGTGGTCACTAAAGGTCACGTTGTCGCCGTCTGCCCAGGCGCCTAGTTCTTGCAAACTGGTTGTGGCCTGATCGGAGAGCTCGCTAATGACTGTGGCGTTGAAGAATGGTTGGACTTCGACTGCCCTCGATAGGTACAATTCCTTCGTCTTGGACTTTGATGTCTTGTCCCATTTCTTCAGAATCTTTGAGAAGGCGGTTCCGTTAATCTCTACGAACTGCTGTAGTTTGTTCAAGTCGTTTGCGAACTGCTGAAAGCCTTCCTGTAGAGTAGCGAACTTGGCGGAGCGCCTCGAGACTCCATGACCTCTCGATTGTAAGACCTTCTTTTTGTCGAGAAGGGTTTTGAGCCGAATTTTGAGCTACCCATAGTATGGCCGTCAGTAAAGAGGCATTCACCACAGACGTGTATTTATATAACGAGTATGGGTCAACAAACCTCGGCTTCCTTTTGCAGATAGAAAGCATTCACTTTCTCAAGCTCGCGCTCCTACATCAGTGGTCAGCATGGACTCTCAAACAGTCCGAAAAAGGTCCAACGTACTAGCTGGAAGAAGAATGTTGCTTTGTTGGCTTGTAAAAGACCTTGGGCATCTAGGGTGCCGGCGGTATGGTGAATATCATTTTGTGCTCCAAGTACAGGAGTAGCAGAGAGCCGCTTGATCAGCTATTTCACAGGATTCAAAATCATCAGCAAACACAACCCATGCCAGGATAAAGGGGGCGACAGAAGGTCAGTAgacatatatatatatatatcgaGTGCTGCGTCGTAAGGAATAGTAAGTCATATAGTCAAGTAAGGCTTTTGGTACCTTTTTCAAGGCCTTGTAATTAACAAAGCTTGCTGCATACTCGGGAAACTCGAGCTGTCGTTTCTGTATATACTTTCCAAACTTCCTGCATCATTATCTGGTTGTTAGAAATGCCACCCTTGAGGGTTTTTTTTCACGACTCACTAAAGCGGTCCTAGCTACAACATAGTGGGAACTTGGCCGTTAAGGCGCGGGCTTGGAGTGACTTACATGTTGAAAGCTGGAAGTCAAATGCCGCTTGCCGGCAAAGACTTCCAAGGAGATTGGGGGAAAGATGCGGGGATGTTTCCGAGACACGAAGAAGCAAGTATTAATGTCTCTAGTGGTCGTTTTTACGTCGTAGAACAAGGCCAATGGGCTTTCGCAGGTGTCGCGATGCCCAATATCACACCAAGAGCGTATCGGATCGGTTACTGGTTGGCTCTGCCAGTAGATGTCTATGTCAGAATTTCCACACTAGAAGCCGATGGGCGAATTGAGAAGCACTTGGTCCAAGCAGCAAATGGAGAAAGGGGATGTGGTGGTACAGCGTAAAGTGGGACACGGCCAGGAAGAAATATTTGCTTGTGATTCCGGTTTAAAAGGGGGGAAGTGTGtatgtgctgctgctgttctcAAGCAGATGTACATAAGGCCGTTTTGCAGGTATGACAAAAGACCGTAGACAGAATGCATTCAAGAATGGCTAGGTAGATAATCAACGGTACATGCCAAGAGTCCTGGAATTAGCACGCGGTACATACCTGTATTCAGGTGATCTCCTCCAGCTCTCGTGGTTCCTGCCAGAGTGGCACTTTGCGCTACGTCAGGTCGCCTCAGAAAGGAGACCCAGGGCTACGTAAGGGGTCCGCTATATGCAGCAAACGCATTAGCGACTGGAGAAGTGCAATAAAAGGtagccaaacgccaagccgATGCTTTCCAAAAAACACAACCTCCGAGGAAGGCAGGCTTTCTGCAACTAGCCCGTGAGAATATCCACGCCCCAAGGTCAAGCTGACGTAGATTTCTACCCAAGTCGAAATTCCCACGAGGCTGTGTCTATGTAGAAGGGGCCCGTTGCCTGACCCAGATCTGCATAaaagggggggaaaaaacGGAAGTGAAGCCTAAGCGATGTAACGAGTCGACTTCCCGTTTTCGCCCTTTGACGtgggatttctttttttgggccTAGAAGACCGGCCTCCAAATTTATATTCGGAACGGCTCGGGTGGCTAGCCaatacagaaaaaaagaaattcgGTAACATAAAGCAAGTCTTGGTGAACATACGTGCTTGGCAATGAGAGGACCGGATGAAGCTTGGGTGATGGTGTCGTCGATGAGATCCAATCCTCACTGGGTCCTTGGTGCCAAGTAGATGATAGGTTGCAAAGTTGTCTCGCTTCGCTTGATTTACCGTAGACAGTTGGATGGAGGAAGAAGCCGCCTGCCAGGTCCCGTGGCAAAgaatttcaaaaaaaaacccaggTACTCACTCACTCTAGACTTTGgagcttttccttttgaggGTGCAGAtgcctaaggtaggtaggtaagggaCAGGCGAAGAAGACCTCGGGGCGCGGAGGGTTCTGTTAGGTTTCCTATCGTTGCTGTGACTGATAGGCATGTTCTACCGTACAGTAAACCGTTACTGTCGTCCTTTTGCTCTACTCCGATGTATTGTATTCTCAGTTGTCGTTGGACCC
The Pyricularia oryzae 70-15 chromosome 1, whole genome shotgun sequence DNA segment above includes these coding regions:
- a CDS encoding ankyrin repeat protein nuc-2, whose translation is MKFGKYIQKRQLEFPEYAASFVNYKALKKLIKRLSATPVLGAQNDIHHTAGTLDAQGLLQANKATFFFQLERELEKVNAFYLQKEAELKIRLKTLLDKKKVLQSRGHGVSRRSAKFATLQEGFQQFANDLNKLQQFVEINGTAFSKILKKWDKTSKSKTKELYLSRAVEVQPFFNATVISELSDQATTSLQELGAWADGDNVTFSDHRDHIVTSQNLLGTDEGDVDTLLLETVISGNLDSLKDLLTRMRSTSPDPGATSDMDVPLKERITRTFLASINEGPQASLEVLLNTGLVDIQSEDDINERNCLHQATIYSNSFVLQYGLSKGVSVSRTDVYGRVPLHYASMHGRLDMLAALLEAGPKTIDLIDHDNFTPLIHAIIHGHYECVNLLLLNSARIDPISDTDHVPVNLACEHGSAAIVELLLRQGAKIVPDAEGLYPQHLVARSGQTSDLLLLLNQYGADLNQMDKLYGWTPLVHAASEGNVPCLKVLLEVGVDPNILDEKHLPALYYAAWEGHLECMKLLSPFNRTKAPSPLVRPIPATPLSLLGSSSAPIPMALDPDAIPVLELPPPIIPLRRYGHNFLDTKTVVQINFGEGGQQPLMFFHNSKYPASRLTISSKASDLIPKNIILPFQEDTRLVSFHVDNLDSFTLDFDVFPAYGAKVIAKTVALPSTFRALLSSAGNSCCLPLFDPRLRAIGQISFHTQVIKPFRGVPLEISDFETYWKATSQLDGQPSTIVSDSSLSGDFVRLHVQQTSDGVPVLWPYWTVSCGNGVAVPVARLKYEQFAIAVAASGPAVFNNVNERVSGIARQVASTPPDRISYVHEILATSGVRLQDAFLMLPAGMHVNLQIIYPTAEEDRELGLLGPGADMNTFADDVLSVVFDHARAQRAQAPDAVRSVVFSSYNPSLCTALNWKQPNFPVFLCNDLGQETADGMAPQIGDTDRACGSRTSSIKEAVRTAESNNFMGLICCSRLLDMVPALVDAIKSHGLALVVDKSRERQPDSGGLVVDRFPRLPNGVDGVLKGNGVLRFNESIDM